One Microbacterium esteraromaticum genomic window carries:
- a CDS encoding sigma-70 family RNA polymerase sigma factor yields the protein MLSRLDWPVMDETASSDPRRDFEEQAIPFMDQLYAAAMRMTRNPADAADLVQETFVKAYGAWSTFSQGTNLKAWLYRILTNTYINIYRKRQREPFQGTIDELEDWQLGGAESTTASHSRSAEAEAIDRMPASVVKDALQEVPEDFRLAVYLADVEGFSYQEIADIMKTPIGTVMSRLHRGRRMLRELLADYAAERGIRAAEPRSRK from the coding sequence ATGCTCTCCCGCCTAGACTGGCCCGTGATGGACGAGACAGCTTCCAGCGATCCTCGACGCGACTTCGAGGAGCAGGCGATCCCCTTCATGGACCAGCTCTACGCGGCGGCCATGCGCATGACGCGCAACCCCGCGGATGCCGCTGACCTCGTGCAGGAGACATTCGTGAAGGCCTACGGAGCGTGGTCGACCTTCTCCCAGGGCACCAACCTGAAGGCCTGGCTGTACCGCATCCTCACCAACACGTACATCAACATCTACCGCAAGCGGCAGCGCGAGCCGTTCCAGGGCACGATCGATGAGCTCGAGGACTGGCAGCTGGGCGGGGCCGAGTCGACCACCGCATCGCACAGCCGCTCCGCGGAGGCGGAGGCGATCGACCGGATGCCCGCATCGGTCGTGAAGGACGCGCTGCAGGAGGTGCCCGAGGACTTCCGTCTCGCGGTCTACCTCGCCGATGTCGAGGGATTCTCCTATCAGGAGATCGCCGACATCATGAAGACCCCCATCGGCACCGTGATGAGCCGCCTGCACCGTGGCAGGCGAATGCTCCGCGAGCTGCTGGCCGACTACGCCGCTGAACGGGGAATCCGGGCGGCCGAACCGAGGAGCAGGAAATGA
- the rsgA gene encoding ribosome small subunit-dependent GTPase A: MSWLGDDDDLDELEEFDESRIRTRPNPKANRPRTKRRPAHDDAEIGRILGVDRGRYSVLLGEDTPDERMVTAARARELRRTPIVTGDLARVVGDRSGDEGTLARIVGIVERTSLLRRSADDTDQVERVIVANADQMLIVVAAADPEPRARLVDRYLVAALDAGIRPLLVVTKTDLADPAEFLSHFDGLELTVFTSARGRMPVDEIGEALVGHSTVFVGHSGVGKSTLVNALVPDARRATGHVNEVTGRGRHTSSSTVSLRYTGQDGGGWVIDTPGVRSFGLGHVDPANILTAYTELAEIAADCPRGCTHLPDAEDCALNEAAADGTLSETGRGRLESLQRLLATFAG, translated from the coding sequence GTGAGCTGGCTCGGCGACGACGACGACCTCGACGAACTCGAGGAGTTCGACGAGAGCCGCATCCGCACCCGCCCGAACCCGAAGGCCAACCGGCCGCGCACGAAGCGCAGGCCCGCCCACGACGATGCTGAGATCGGCCGCATCCTCGGCGTCGATCGCGGCAGGTACAGCGTGCTGCTGGGCGAGGACACCCCCGACGAGCGCATGGTGACTGCGGCCAGGGCCCGCGAGCTGCGCCGCACCCCGATCGTCACCGGCGACCTCGCGCGCGTCGTCGGCGACCGCTCGGGCGACGAGGGCACCCTCGCTCGCATCGTCGGCATCGTCGAGCGCACCTCGCTGCTGCGCCGCAGCGCCGATGACACCGACCAGGTCGAGCGGGTCATCGTCGCGAACGCGGATCAGATGCTCATCGTCGTCGCCGCAGCCGACCCCGAGCCTCGCGCTCGTCTTGTCGACCGTTATCTCGTGGCCGCGCTCGATGCGGGCATCCGTCCGCTGCTCGTCGTGACGAAGACCGACCTCGCCGATCCGGCCGAGTTCCTCTCGCACTTCGACGGGCTCGAGCTGACGGTCTTCACCAGCGCGCGGGGAAGGATGCCGGTCGACGAGATCGGCGAGGCGCTGGTGGGCCACTCGACGGTGTTCGTCGGCCACTCCGGCGTGGGGAAGTCGACGCTCGTCAACGCACTGGTGCCCGACGCTCGGCGCGCGACCGGGCACGTCAACGAAGTCACCGGCCGCGGCCGGCACACCTCCTCGTCGACCGTGTCGCTGCGCTACACGGGGCAGGACGGCGGCGGATGGGTGATCGACACCCCCGGCGTCCGCTCGTTCGGACTCGGTCACGTCGATCCGGCCAACATCCTGACGGCCTACACGGAGCTCGCCGAGATCGCCGCGGACTGCCCTCGTGGATGCACGCATCTGCCCGATGCCGAGGACTGCGCGCTGAACGAGGCAGCCGCCGACGGCACGCTCAGCGAGACCGGCAGGGGGCGTCTCGAATCGCTGCAGAGGCTGCTGGCCACCTTCGCCGGATAG
- the bcp gene encoding thioredoxin-dependent thiol peroxidase encodes MTTRLEPGTSAPDFSLLDQDGRSVSLADLRGQKVILYFYPAAMTPGCTTQACDFRDSIASLQGAGYTVVGVSRDEPEKLKAFRERDGLTFTLLSDPEHAVHSAYGVWGEKMNYGKVIEGVIRSTFVIDEHGAVSLAQYNVKATGHVARLRKALGVDA; translated from the coding sequence GTGACGACACGCCTGGAACCCGGTACCTCCGCCCCCGACTTCTCGCTGCTCGATCAGGACGGACGATCCGTCTCCCTCGCAGATCTGCGCGGGCAGAAGGTCATCCTCTACTTCTACCCGGCGGCGATGACTCCCGGGTGCACGACGCAGGCGTGCGACTTCCGCGACAGCATCGCGTCCCTGCAGGGAGCCGGATACACCGTCGTCGGCGTCTCCCGTGACGAGCCCGAGAAGCTCAAGGCCTTCCGCGAACGCGACGGACTCACCTTCACCCTGCTCAGCGACCCGGAACACGCCGTGCACTCGGCGTACGGCGTATGGGGCGAGAAGATGAACTACGGCAAGGTCATCGAGGGCGTCATCCGCTCGACTTTCGTCATCGACGAGCACGGCGCGGTCTCGCTCGCGCAGTACAACGTGAAGGCGACCGGGCATGTCGCCCGCCTGCGCAAGGCGCTCGGCGTCGACGCCTGA
- a CDS encoding GNAT family N-acetyltransferase, whose amino-acid sequence MTAVNQNAVPVDPLSEQRLSESGLRYRIVDMDDAADGEAFLRADARGFLDEEPTGAQLTQMRETMRTRRNIGVFDEAAGDWPVATVNSWIAPLTLPGGEVDMWAISSVTVAGTHRRRGIARNLLEGELRAAATAGVPVAGLTVTEATIYGRYGFGPAVPVVRFTIDTARAGWSGRPVTAGRIAYVDKQTLTDDLERLHEATRGTRSGQISGWRGRWMRMSGLSEGDKEAAAVRGVRFTDADGVVQGAMAYTLAEQPGAFRSEMRIRTIITTSDEALRAIWQFVVQHDLVTSAVVDLRPIDDPLPWLVADPRAVKTEVHDHGWLRVLDVPAALTARTYSGPLDLVLRVTDQLGFAHGTWRVRVDAAGRCSVESTDADHDISLGVAELSAVYAGGVPAAQLAAAGRIDGDAAAAAALSAAFSTQPAPHLGIWY is encoded by the coding sequence ATGACCGCCGTGAATCAGAATGCGGTGCCCGTCGATCCTCTATCGGAGCAGCGTCTGAGCGAGAGCGGGCTGCGTTACCGCATCGTCGACATGGATGACGCCGCCGATGGCGAGGCCTTCCTCCGTGCAGACGCGCGCGGATTCCTCGACGAGGAGCCGACCGGGGCTCAGCTGACGCAGATGCGAGAGACGATGCGTACGCGTCGCAACATCGGGGTGTTCGACGAGGCGGCTGGCGACTGGCCGGTCGCGACCGTGAACAGCTGGATCGCGCCCCTCACCCTGCCGGGCGGCGAGGTCGACATGTGGGCGATCAGCTCGGTCACCGTCGCCGGCACCCATCGCCGTCGCGGCATCGCGCGCAACCTTCTCGAAGGCGAGCTGCGCGCGGCCGCGACCGCAGGGGTGCCGGTCGCGGGACTCACTGTGACCGAGGCGACGATCTACGGCCGCTACGGCTTCGGGCCTGCAGTGCCGGTAGTGCGCTTCACGATCGACACGGCGCGCGCCGGCTGGTCGGGACGACCGGTGACGGCCGGTCGGATCGCCTACGTCGACAAGCAGACCCTGACCGACGATCTGGAGCGCCTGCACGAGGCGACCAGGGGGACGCGATCCGGGCAGATCTCCGGCTGGCGCGGACGATGGATGCGGATGTCGGGGCTGTCGGAGGGAGACAAGGAGGCGGCCGCCGTGCGCGGCGTTCGCTTCACCGACGCAGACGGCGTCGTGCAGGGGGCGATGGCCTACACCCTCGCCGAGCAGCCCGGGGCATTCCGCTCCGAGATGCGCATCCGCACCATCATCACGACCTCGGACGAGGCGCTGCGCGCCATCTGGCAGTTCGTCGTCCAGCATGATCTCGTCACCAGCGCGGTCGTCGATCTGCGCCCGATCGACGACCCGCTGCCCTGGCTGGTCGCCGATCCGCGCGCCGTGAAGACCGAGGTGCACGACCACGGCTGGCTGCGCGTGCTCGACGTTCCGGCCGCGTTGACGGCGCGCACATACAGTGGGCCGCTCGACCTCGTGCTCCGCGTCACCGACCAGCTCGGATTCGCCCATGGCACCTGGCGGGTGCGCGTCGACGCCGCGGGACGATGCTCGGTCGAGTCGACCGACGCCGACCACGACATCAGCCTCGGCGTGGCCGAGCTCTCGGCCGTGTACGCCGGTGGAGTGCCTGCGGCCCAGCTCGCCGCAGCAGGACGCATCGACGGCGACGCCGCGGCCGCAGCCGCGCTGTCGGCTGCGTTCAGCACGCAGCCCGCGCCCCATCTCGGAATCTGGTACTGA
- a CDS encoding APC family permease yields MAARHPDPGGVAAYARRALGPIAARAAGYWFLFGVAAGGAVVALLGARYISIVVGIDDAAVPVIALGFLTLPFISNLFGVRTAGWLQLGLTALLMAVVVTVTALAAPAVEPANFQPFLPHGWGGVGTAIVMFVWAFAGWEVGTHISGEFRRPDRTIPIATAVTLVVSGAAYLVLQVVTVGALGDRAGEGDVVLLELARTGDLPAAPALIGGAAGIVALGVMNVYLAAFAKLGASLAAAGDLPAFFAKGVENGRVPRRALLLTGGVVALYFGAALATGGDLQPFILVHTASMVAIYVVGMIAAVRLLPRGTAGHRFASIAVVLTVALLPLAGIALIVPAALALTAWTVQLLRRRSTS; encoded by the coding sequence CTGGCCGCCAGGCATCCCGACCCCGGCGGCGTCGCCGCCTATGCGAGACGCGCACTCGGGCCGATCGCGGCCCGTGCCGCGGGATACTGGTTCCTCTTCGGCGTCGCCGCCGGGGGAGCCGTGGTGGCCCTCCTCGGTGCGCGGTACATCTCGATCGTGGTCGGCATCGACGATGCCGCGGTCCCGGTGATCGCGCTGGGATTCCTGACGCTGCCCTTCATCTCGAACCTCTTCGGCGTCCGGACCGCCGGCTGGCTCCAGCTCGGGCTCACCGCGCTGCTCATGGCGGTCGTCGTGACGGTGACAGCCCTCGCCGCGCCGGCGGTCGAGCCCGCGAACTTCCAGCCGTTCCTGCCTCACGGCTGGGGAGGTGTCGGCACCGCCATCGTCATGTTCGTCTGGGCGTTCGCCGGCTGGGAGGTCGGGACGCACATCTCGGGCGAGTTCCGCAGGCCGGATCGCACCATCCCGATCGCGACCGCGGTGACCCTTGTGGTCTCGGGCGCCGCATACCTCGTGCTGCAGGTCGTCACCGTCGGAGCGCTGGGCGACCGCGCGGGGGAGGGAGACGTGGTCCTCCTCGAGCTGGCCAGAACGGGTGATCTGCCTGCCGCGCCGGCACTGATCGGAGGCGCTGCCGGCATCGTCGCCCTCGGAGTGATGAACGTCTATCTCGCCGCATTCGCGAAGCTGGGCGCATCCCTCGCCGCCGCGGGTGATCTGCCCGCCTTCTTCGCCAAGGGCGTCGAGAACGGCCGGGTTCCTCGCCGAGCCCTGCTGCTGACCGGCGGCGTGGTGGCGCTCTACTTCGGAGCCGCCCTGGCGACGGGCGGGGATCTGCAGCCGTTCATCCTCGTGCACACCGCGAGCATGGTCGCGATCTACGTGGTCGGGATGATCGCGGCCGTGCGCCTGCTGCCTCGGGGCACGGCGGGTCACCGCTTCGCGTCGATCGCCGTCGTGCTGACCGTGGCGCTCCTGCCCCTCGCGGGGATCGCCCTCATCGTGCCCGCCGCCCTGGCCCTCACGGCCTGGACCGTGCAGCTGCTGCGACGGCGCAGTACGAGCTGA
- a CDS encoding multifunctional oxoglutarate decarboxylase/oxoglutarate dehydrogenase thiamine pyrophosphate-binding subunit/dihydrolipoyllysine-residue succinyltransferase subunit: protein MSNQVTGVGGDGGFGANSWLVDELYEQFKKDRNSVDKEWWPILEQYTPDTAAQPAGTAPAAPAQTAHPVTAPIPVIGAQPVARTTAKPAAQAPIPAQAPKREAKDDAPAEEETVTPLRGMPKTLAANMDQSLSVPTATSVRTVPAKLMIDNRIVINNHMSRTRGGKVSFTHLIGWALIRTLKEFPSQNVFYAEIDGKPSVVAPAHVNLGIAVDIPKPDGTRALLVPSIKRADTMTFGEYLAAYEDLIARARGNKLTAADFAGTTVSLTNPGGIGTVHSVPRLMKGQGCIIGAGALDYPAEFQGSSTKTLTELGIGKTITLTSTYDHRVIQGAGSGEFLKKVHELLIGERHFYEDIFASLRIPYQPIRWNADIAVDLAERVDKQSRVQELINSYRVRGHLMADIDPLEYVQRSHPDLEIESHGLTFWDLDREFVTGGFGGRRVMKLRDILGVLRDSYCRTLGIEYMHIQDPEQRRWFQEKLEVKYVKPGHDEQLRVLRKLNEAEAFETFLQTKFVGQKRFSLEGGESLIPLLDEILQGAATAGLDGAAIGMAHRGRLNVLTNIAGKTYGQVFREFEGSLTPGNQRGSGDVKYHLGTEGTFVAEDGAELPVYLAANPSHLETVDGVLEGIVRAKQDRKPIGTFAWLPILVHGDAAFAGQGVVVETLQMSQLRGYRTGGTVHIVVNNQVGFTTLPTDSRTSVYATDVAKTIQAPVFHVNGDDPESVIHVAQLAFEYRERFHRDVVIDLVCYRRRGHNEGDDPSMTQPLMTDLIQAKRSVRKLYTDGLVGRGDITEEEYDQAKADFQNRLEIAFAETHAAETGATPIAPELAPVDEQVGSPEVTGVPLEVIHLVGDAHANKPDGFTVHSKLQQQLDKRVSMSREGGIDWGFGELLAFGSLLVEGTPVRLAGQDSRRGTFVQRHAVLHDRLNGQEWLPLANLSDSQGRFFVYDSLLSEYAALGFEYGYSVENPEALVLWEAQFGDFANGAQSVIDEYISAAEQKWGQQSSVVMLLPHGYEGQGPDHSSARMERFLQLCAQENMIVARPSTPASHFHLLRRQAYARPRKPLIVFTPKAMLRLRGATSEVEEFTRGRFEPVIDDDRGLDRGAVKRVLVHSGKIHWDLRSELEKNPNPEIALVRLEQLYPTPIDELKAITDSYPNAELVWVQDEPENQGAWPFLALQFADVPGDRQFHAVTRPAAASPATGSSKVHAAEQVALLKTALTVG from the coding sequence GTGTCGAACCAGGTGACCGGCGTCGGTGGCGACGGGGGGTTCGGAGCCAACTCTTGGCTCGTGGACGAGCTTTACGAGCAGTTCAAGAAGGACCGCAACTCGGTCGACAAGGAATGGTGGCCGATCCTCGAGCAGTACACGCCGGATACGGCGGCCCAGCCCGCCGGAACCGCACCCGCTGCTCCCGCGCAGACCGCTCACCCCGTGACTGCGCCGATCCCGGTCATCGGTGCTCAGCCCGTCGCCCGCACGACGGCGAAGCCGGCCGCGCAGGCCCCGATCCCCGCCCAGGCGCCCAAGCGCGAGGCGAAGGACGATGCGCCCGCCGAGGAGGAGACGGTCACACCGCTGCGCGGCATGCCGAAGACCCTCGCGGCGAACATGGACCAGTCGCTGTCGGTCCCGACCGCCACCAGCGTGCGCACCGTGCCGGCGAAGCTGATGATCGACAACCGCATCGTCATCAACAACCACATGTCGCGCACTCGCGGCGGCAAGGTGAGCTTCACTCACCTCATCGGCTGGGCGCTGATCCGCACGCTCAAGGAGTTCCCGAGCCAGAACGTGTTCTACGCCGAGATCGACGGCAAGCCGTCGGTCGTCGCGCCCGCGCACGTCAACCTCGGCATCGCCGTCGACATCCCCAAGCCGGACGGAACCAGGGCGCTGCTCGTGCCGAGCATCAAGCGCGCCGACACGATGACCTTCGGCGAGTACCTCGCCGCGTACGAGGACCTCATCGCACGCGCCCGCGGCAACAAGCTCACCGCCGCCGACTTCGCAGGCACGACGGTCTCGCTGACCAACCCCGGCGGCATCGGCACCGTGCACTCCGTGCCCCGCCTGATGAAGGGCCAGGGCTGCATCATCGGCGCGGGAGCGCTCGACTACCCGGCCGAGTTCCAGGGATCGAGCACGAAGACGCTCACCGAGCTCGGCATCGGCAAGACGATCACGCTGACCAGCACCTACGATCACCGCGTGATCCAGGGCGCCGGCTCCGGCGAGTTCCTCAAGAAGGTGCACGAGCTGCTGATCGGCGAGCGCCACTTCTACGAGGACATCTTCGCGTCACTGCGCATCCCGTACCAGCCGATCCGCTGGAACGCCGACATCGCGGTGGACCTCGCCGAGCGCGTCGACAAGCAGTCCCGTGTGCAGGAGCTCATCAACTCCTACCGCGTGCGCGGCCATCTGATGGCCGACATCGACCCGCTCGAGTACGTGCAGCGCTCGCACCCCGACCTCGAGATCGAGAGCCACGGCCTCACCTTCTGGGATCTCGACCGCGAGTTCGTGACCGGCGGCTTCGGCGGCCGGCGCGTGATGAAACTGCGTGACATCCTCGGCGTGCTGCGCGACTCGTACTGCCGCACGCTCGGCATCGAGTACATGCACATCCAGGATCCCGAGCAGCGCCGGTGGTTCCAGGAGAAGCTCGAGGTCAAGTACGTCAAGCCCGGCCACGACGAGCAGCTGCGGGTGCTCCGCAAGCTGAATGAGGCCGAGGCGTTCGAGACGTTCCTGCAGACCAAGTTCGTCGGGCAGAAGCGATTCTCGCTCGAGGGCGGCGAGTCGCTGATCCCGCTGCTCGACGAGATCCTGCAGGGCGCGGCGACGGCGGGGCTCGACGGAGCGGCGATCGGCATGGCGCACCGCGGCCGCCTCAACGTGCTGACCAACATCGCAGGCAAGACGTATGGTCAGGTCTTCCGCGAGTTCGAGGGGTCTCTGACCCCCGGCAACCAGCGCGGTTCGGGCGATGTCAAGTACCACCTCGGCACCGAGGGCACCTTCGTCGCCGAGGACGGCGCCGAGCTGCCCGTCTACCTCGCGGCGAACCCCTCGCACCTCGAGACCGTCGACGGCGTGCTCGAGGGCATCGTGCGCGCCAAGCAGGACCGCAAGCCGATCGGCACCTTCGCCTGGCTTCCGATCCTCGTGCACGGCGACGCGGCCTTCGCCGGTCAGGGCGTCGTGGTCGAGACCCTGCAGATGTCTCAGCTGCGCGGATACCGCACCGGCGGCACCGTGCACATCGTGGTCAACAACCAGGTCGGCTTCACCACCCTGCCGACGGACTCGCGCACCTCGGTCTACGCCACCGACGTCGCGAAGACGATCCAGGCTCCGGTGTTCCATGTGAACGGCGACGACCCCGAGTCCGTCATCCACGTGGCGCAGCTCGCTTTCGAGTACCGCGAGCGGTTCCACCGCGATGTGGTCATCGACCTGGTCTGCTACCGGCGCCGCGGCCACAACGAGGGCGACGACCCCTCGATGACCCAGCCGCTGATGACCGACCTCATCCAGGCGAAGCGCTCGGTGCGCAAGCTGTACACCGACGGCCTCGTCGGTCGCGGCGACATCACCGAGGAGGAGTACGACCAGGCCAAGGCGGACTTCCAGAACCGCCTCGAGATCGCGTTCGCCGAGACGCACGCGGCCGAGACCGGAGCGACGCCCATCGCACCCGAGCTCGCGCCCGTCGACGAGCAGGTGGGCTCCCCCGAGGTCACCGGGGTTCCCCTCGAGGTGATCCACCTCGTCGGCGACGCCCATGCGAACAAGCCAGACGGCTTCACCGTGCACTCCAAGCTGCAGCAGCAGCTCGACAAGCGCGTGTCGATGAGCCGCGAAGGCGGCATCGACTGGGGCTTCGGCGAGCTGCTGGCCTTCGGGTCGCTGCTCGTCGAGGGGACCCCGGTGCGCCTGGCAGGACAGGACTCGCGTCGCGGCACCTTCGTGCAGCGTCACGCCGTGCTGCACGACCGCCTGAACGGTCAGGAGTGGCTGCCGCTGGCCAACCTCTCCGACAGCCAGGGCCGCTTCTTCGTGTACGACTCGCTGCTCAGCGAGTACGCCGCGCTCGGGTTCGAGTACGGCTACTCGGTCGAGAACCCCGAGGCGCTCGTGCTGTGGGAGGCCCAGTTCGGCGACTTCGCCAATGGCGCCCAGTCGGTCATCGACGAGTACATCTCCGCCGCCGAGCAGAAGTGGGGCCAGCAGTCCAGCGTGGTCATGCTGCTGCCGCACGGCTACGAAGGCCAGGGCCCCGACCACTCGTCGGCGCGCATGGAGCGATTCCTGCAGCTGTGCGCGCAGGAGAACATGATCGTCGCGCGTCCGTCGACCCCTGCTTCCCACTTCCACCTGCTACGTCGCCAGGCCTACGCCCGCCCGCGCAAGCCGCTGATCGTCTTCACGCCCAAGGCGATGCTGCGTCTGCGCGGCGCGACGAGCGAGGTGGAGGAGTTCACGCGGGGTCGCTTCGAGCCGGTCATCGACGACGACCGCGGCCTCGACCGCGGCGCCGTCAAGCGCGTCCTCGTGCACTCAGGCAAGATCCACTGGGATCTGCGCAGCGAGCTCGAGAAGAACCCGAACCCCGAGATCGCGCTGGTGCGGCTGGAGCAGCTGTACCCGACGCCGATCGACGAGCTGAAGGCGATCACCGACTCCTACCCGAACGCCGAGCTGGTATGGGTGCAGGACGAGCCCGAGAACCAGGGTGCATGGCCCTTCCTGGCGCTGCAGTTCGCCGATGTTCCCGGCGACCGCCAGTTCCACGCCGTGACGCGTCCTGCCGCCGCCTCTCCCGCGACCGGCTCGTCGAAGGTTCACGCCGCCGAGCAGGTGGCCCTGCTGAAGACGGCACTGACCGTCGGCTGA
- the aroA gene encoding 3-phosphoshikimate 1-carboxyvinyltransferase, with protein MSTERYSPAPARGSYLAPDVDHAVHASVTIPGSKSLTNRELVIAAIADGPGRLIRPLHSDDSRRMVDALRLLGVGIEEAPSDGEFGPDLVVTPAHLRGGVTIDCGQAGTVMRFIAPLAGLADDEIHLTAHESALHRPMGALITGLRDLGVDIDDEGTWSLPFTVRGHGRIRGGRVEIDASGSSQFVSGLLLAAPRFDVGLHLVHTGDRLPSLPHIDMTIESLSRRGIRIERPATGEWLVEAGVPRAKDVAIEPDLSNAAPFLAAALVTGGEVTITGWPLHSTQPGALLPDILHALGGHTSRHGGALTVRAGDGIRGLDIDLSAASELTPTIVGLAAFADGPTTIRGVGHIRMHETDRISALVNNLRALGGDAEELSDGLRITPRPLHGGVWPAHHDHRMATTGALIGLRVPGVEIDDIGTTAKTLPEFTMLWERMLKGAIA; from the coding sequence ATGAGCACTGAACGGTATTCCCCCGCCCCCGCTCGAGGCAGCTACCTCGCGCCGGACGTCGACCATGCTGTGCACGCGTCCGTCACGATCCCCGGCTCGAAGTCGCTCACCAACCGCGAACTGGTGATAGCGGCGATCGCCGACGGTCCAGGTCGCCTCATCCGTCCGCTGCACTCCGACGACTCGCGGCGCATGGTCGACGCGCTTCGCCTGCTGGGCGTCGGCATCGAGGAGGCACCCTCCGACGGCGAGTTCGGACCCGACCTCGTGGTCACGCCGGCGCACCTGCGCGGCGGAGTGACCATCGACTGCGGCCAGGCGGGCACCGTGATGCGCTTCATCGCTCCGCTCGCCGGTCTCGCCGACGACGAGATCCACCTCACCGCGCACGAGAGCGCGCTGCATCGCCCGATGGGCGCACTGATCACCGGGCTGCGCGACCTCGGCGTCGACATCGACGACGAGGGCACCTGGTCGCTTCCGTTCACCGTGCGCGGGCACGGGCGCATCCGCGGGGGACGCGTCGAGATCGACGCCTCAGGCTCCAGCCAGTTCGTGTCGGGGCTGCTTCTCGCAGCACCCCGTTTCGACGTGGGTCTTCACCTCGTGCACACCGGCGATCGGCTGCCGAGCCTGCCGCACATCGACATGACCATCGAGTCGCTCAGCCGTCGCGGCATCCGCATCGAACGACCCGCCACCGGCGAGTGGCTGGTCGAGGCGGGCGTCCCGCGGGCCAAGGACGTCGCGATCGAACCCGACCTCTCCAACGCCGCCCCCTTCCTCGCCGCAGCACTGGTGACCGGCGGCGAGGTCACCATCACGGGCTGGCCGCTGCACTCCACCCAGCCCGGCGCCCTGCTGCCCGATATCCTGCACGCACTCGGCGGGCACACCAGCCGCCACGGCGGCGCACTCACCGTGCGGGCCGGGGACGGCATCCGCGGGCTCGACATCGACCTGTCGGCGGCGAGCGAGCTGACGCCGACGATCGTCGGGCTGGCCGCCTTCGCCGATGGTCCGACCACCATCCGCGGAGTCGGACACATCCGCATGCACGAGACAGATCGCATCTCGGCCCTGGTGAACAACCTGCGCGCGCTCGGCGGAGATGCCGAGGAGCTCTCGGACGGCCTGAGGATCACGCCCCGTCCGCTTCACGGTGGCGTGTGGCCCGCGCATCACGACCACCGGATGGCCACCACGGGCGCCCTGATCGGCTTGCGCGTGCCCGGTGTGGAGATCGACGACATCGGCACCACGGCGAAGACCTTGCCCGAGTTCACGATGCTGTGGGAGCGGATGCTGAAGGGCGCCATCGCGTGA
- a CDS encoding zf-HC2 domain-containing protein produces MSDCGCEKARRDLEEYLRNEVCRTGHTEIREHLENCESCKDEALVAKTLTEVVARACKETAPEELRDQVMARLRAAQAAH; encoded by the coding sequence ATGAGCGACTGCGGCTGCGAGAAGGCGCGCCGGGATCTGGAGGAGTATCTCCGCAACGAGGTGTGCCGCACCGGCCACACCGAGATCCGCGAGCACCTCGAGAACTGCGAATCGTGCAAGGATGAGGCGCTGGTCGCGAAGACCCTCACCGAGGTCGTCGCGCGCGCCTGCAAGGAGACCGCTCCCGAGGAGCTGCGCGATCAGGTGATGGCGCGGCTGCGCGCCGCTCAGGCCGCACACTGA